TGAAAGCGCGTCACCGCCTCGCTGGGCGCGAACCGGGCGACCTCGCGCTCCCACGAGGTGAGCATCGAGGCCGGGCCGACGACGAGGGTAGGCGCGCGCTCGCCCCGCTCTCGCAGCGCCAGGTGGAGGGCGAGGGCCGAGACGGTCTTGCCGAGCCCCATGTCGTCGGCGAGGAGCGAGCCCAGGCCGAGCTCGGCGTTGCGCAGCAGCCAGCCGAGGCCGTCGAGCTGGTAGGCGCGCAGCGGTGCCCGCAGCCCCGCGGGCGGTGCGGCGTCGGGCCGCCGACGGAGCCGGTCGCGGAGGGCGGCCAGGGCGGGGGAGTCCGCCACGGAGACCTCCGCACCGCCAGCCACGACGGCGCCGGTCACCGCCACCCGGGCGCGCTCGCCGGCGGCCAGGTGCCGCGGGCCCGGCCGCTCGGTGACGTCGGCGGCGGCGTCCCGCAGCACCCAAGACCCGCGCAGGCGCACGAGCGGCCGGTGCGAGGAGGCCAGGGCGTCGACCTCCGCGTCACTGAGGGCGCCGTCGGGCAGGCGGAGGCGCCAGGTGAGCGTGCCGTCGTCGTCGAGGTGGCCGACGCGGGCGGGCGCCACGAGGCCGGGCTCCCATCGGAGCGCCACTCCAGCCCGCTCGAGCGCCGGGGCGGTGGGCCCCGCGGCGAGGGCCCGGAGGTCCTCGTCGCTCAGCGCGACGACGCGCTCGCCCTCGGCGAGCCGCCCGAGGACGGCCCAGTGCTCGGCCGCCGCGCGGAGGACGTCGAGGACGCGGCGCTCGCTGCGCCCCTCCACCCACGCGCGCGCCATCCCGGCCTCGACCCCGACGGCCACCGTGGCGCGGGGACCCTCCGCGCCCAGCGCCCTGGGCGCGCCGCGGACGAACGCGTCGACGAACCGGTCCACGGCGGGGCCGCCCTCCGCACCGTCGTCCGGCTCGCTGTCGTGCGCCTCGGCGTCGCCCGCGGCGCGGCGCGCGGCGGTCTGCCAGCGCCCGGTGCGCCGGTCGACGCGGACCCGACGGTCGGCGACGGCCTCCACCGCGACCCGTGCGGAGCGCGCCGCCGCGCGGACCGAGGGCGACCCGCCGTCGGAGCCCACGCGCAGGAGCGCTTCGACGAGGTGGGCCACGGGCAACTGCCGGTCGGCGGCGTCGGCCGTGAGGACCACCCAGCCCTCGTCCGGGGCCGGGGCGAACGTGGTGCTGCGGTCGCGGAGCAACGCGTCGAGCTCGCTCATGCGCCCCCCTGCCGGAAACGGCGGACCGCCAGCGGGAGGAAGGCCGCGGTGATGAGCACCGGCCAGGCCACGGCGAGCGCCGTGGCGAGCTCGCCCGCGGGGCTCACGCTCGCCCACCCGGTCCCGCCGACGAGGTCGCGCACGGCGGAGGCGGTCGCCGAGACCGGGTTGACCTCGGCGACGACGCCGAGCCAGCGCGGCATCGTGGCAGGGTCGACGAAGACGCTGGAGAGGAAGGCCACGGGCCACACGAGGATCTGGACGTAGGCGACGGACTCGACGGACCGGGCGCCGTAGCCGATGAAGGTCCCGATCCACAGCAGCGAGAACCGCAGCGCGAGGAGGAGCACCAGGGCCGCCGGGACCCCGGCCGGGTCGGGGCGCCAGCCGGCGGCGAGGCCGAAGGTGACCATGGTGGCGAGGGTGATGAGCGAGCTGAGGGTGTCCGCCGCGCAGCGCCCGAGGATGACGGCGGCCCCGTCGATCGGCAGGGACCGGAGCCGGTCGTTGACGCCCGTGGCGGCGTCGGCAGCCGAGGCGAGCGTCGAGGTCTCCAGCCCGAACAGCATGCTCACCGCGAGCATCCCCGGGACGAGGAAGTCGACGTAGGGTGCGCCGGCCGGCAGCCCGAGCGCACCGCCGAAGAGGGCGAGGAAGAGGACGGTGACGAGGACCGGGAACGCCCAGACGATGACCATCGCGGGGAGCTGGGCGCCCCAGGAGCGCACGATCCGGCCCGCGACTACCCACGCGGCGGTGCCGAGCCGGGTGCGTCCCGTCGGGGTGAGGGTAACGGTGGTCATCGGGGGATCCTTCCGGTGGCCGGGGAGCCGGTGAGGGTGAGGAACACGTCGTCGAGCGTGGGGCGGCGGACCTCGACCTCGAGGGGCGCGATCCCCGCCTCGGCGAGTCGCAGGACCCCCTCGGTGGACGTCGCGGAGCCGCGGACGGGGTAGGTGAGCGAGGAGCCGTCCGCGTCGGGCTGGACCCCGTCGACGGTGCCGGCGAGGGCGTCGTGGGCCGCGGAGGTGTCGGCGGGGGAGGCGAAGGCCATGCGGACCGTCGCCGGGCCCACGAGCCGCTTGAGCTCGTCCGCGGTGCCGCGAGCAACCACCTCGCCGTGCGCGAGGAGCACCACCTGGTCGGCGAGCGCGTCGGCCTCCTCGAGGTACTGGGTGGTGAGCAGGACGGTGGTCCCCTCCCGGACCAGAGCGCGCAGCCGCGCCCAGAGGTCCCGGCGCGCGGCCGGGTCGAGCCCGGTGGTCGGCTCGTCGACGAAGACGACCGCCGGCCGGACGACGAGGCTCACGGCGACGTCGAGCCGGCGGCGCATCCCGCCGGACAGGCGCAGCGCCGGCTTGTCTGCGGCGTCCTCCAGCCCGAGCCCCTCGAGCAGCTGCGCGGCCCGGGCGTGGGCCTCGGGCCGCCGGAGGCCGCGCAGGCGCCCGAAGAACACGAGGTTCTGCCGCGCCGAGAGGTGCTGGTCGACGGCGGCGGACTGGCCGACCAGGCCGATCGCCTGGCGCACCCGGCCGGGGTCCGCCGAGACGTCGTGGCCGGCGACGCGGGCGCTGCCGCCGTCGAAGCGCAGGAGCGTCGCCAGGCCCCGCACGGTCGTCGTCTTGCCGGCGCCGTTCGGACCGATGAGCGCCACCACCTCGCCTTCGCGCACCGCCATATCGAGGTGGCGCAGGCCGACCGGCGAGCGTTCCCCTCCGTAGAGCTTCGAGACCCCTGCCACGTCGATCGCCAGCGCCATCGCCCCTCCTCGTTCGCTGTACCGTACGCTGTACGGTACACAGGTCTGCTTCGTTCCGGAAGGGGCTGGCATACTCCGGCGCAGGAGGTGGCGCGTGATCGAACGGACCGGCAGCGGGGACCCCTACCGCACCGTCGGGCTCCTCTGGCGCACCGAGGCCCGTCCCAGCCGCGCCGGGCTCACGGTCGACGCGATCGTCGCCGCCGGGCTCGCCGTGGCCACCGAGTCCGGGCTGGAGAAGCTGACGATGCGCCGCATCGCCGCCGAGCTGGGCGTGGGGACGATGTCGCTGTACACCCACGTCCCGGGGCGCGCCGAGCTCATCGACCTGCTGGTCGACCACGTCAACGGGACGGTCCACGCCGGTGAGCCCCCGCTGCCCGACGACGACTGGCGCGCGGCGCTCACCGCCATCGCCGAGCGCAACCTGCGCCTGTACACGACGCATCCCTGGCTCATCGACGTCGACGTCTCGCGGCCACCGCTCGGCCCGGGCACGACGGCGAAGTACGACGCCGAGCTGGCGCCGCTGGTCGGGATCGGCCTCGACGACGTCGACGTCGACCGCACCCTCGCGCTGGTGCTCGACCTCGCACGGTCGGCCGCCCGCACCGAGCTTGCCGGCCGGGCGCGCGCGGGGTCCTCCGACGCCGACTGGTGGGCGAGCGCGGGCCCGCGCCTCGCGGCCGTGCTCGACCCGGCCCGGTACCCGCACGCCGCCCGCATCGGGGCGGCCGCCGGGCAGGCCTACGGCTCCGCTGTCGACCGGGAGGGTGCCCTCGGCTTCGGCTTGCAGGTCATCCTCGACGGGATCGCCCGGCGCCTCGGCTAGGGCCCTGGCCCGGCTCGCGTCACCCCGACGCTCAGACCCGTGTGCCCGTCGCGGCGCGGTCGGCGAGGACGGCCGCCCACGTGCGGCGCCCCCGCTGCGCATCGGCGCCCGCCAGGTTCAGCCCTCGGCGGTACGCGCGGCCCGCCGCCCCGGGCAGCGGCACGGTGACGGTGGGGCGCCGGGTCCGGCGCGCCTCGAGCAACGACGCGAGGATCTCGGGGGCGCCGAGCACCTCAGGGCCCACGAGGTCGGGCACCCGGCCCCGGGGCGGGCCGAGCGCCAGCTCGGCGAGCCGGGCGGCGACCTCGGCCGCCTCGACCGGCTCGACGCGCAGGTCGCGCGGTACCGGCACGAGCGGCAACCGGGCCATGGCCCCGACGGTGCGCAGGACGAGGTCGTGGAACTGCGCCGCGCGCAGGATCGTCACCGGGACGCCCGACTCGCGGACGGCGCGCTCGGCCCCCTCCTTTGCCCGGAAGTACCCCAGCGGCATGCGGTCCGCGCCCACCACCGAGATGAGGACGAGGTGGCGCACGCCCGCGCGCCGGGCGGCGGCCGCCACGTTGCGGGCGCCGACGTCGTCGCCCTTCGGCCCCCCGGCCAGGTGCACGACGACGGCGACCCCGTCGACGGCGTCGTCCAGCCCCTCGCCCTTGACGGTGTCACCCCGGACGACGACGATGCCGCCGTCGTCCGGGTGCGCGCGGCGGCTGAGCACGCGCAGCTGGGCTCCGGCGAGCAGCGGCAGCAGGTGCCGCCCGAGGGTGCCGGTGCCCCCGGTGACGAGCATGGTGGTGGCCATGGCGTTCTCCTTGTCGGTCACGTCGGCGCCCGTCGCGCCGTCATGTCCATGACGAGCCGCGAGAGAAGGACGTGACATGGCAGATCCGCGCCGGGGTGCCCAGTGGTTCGAGGCGCGGCGCCCGCGGCTGACCGCGCTCGCCTCCCGGCTCGTGGGTGCCACGGCGGACGCCGAGGACGTCGTTCAAGAGGCCTGGTTGCGCCTGCAGCGCACCGACACCGACGACGTCGAGAACCTCGACGCCTGGATGACCACCGTCGTCGCGAGGCTGAGCCTGGACGTCGTGCGGTCGGCGCGCCGACGGCGGGAGCTGTCGTGGCACGTCGCGGCGTGGCCGGAGCCCAGCCCGGCCCCCGGGCCGGAGGACGAGGTGGTCGCCGCCGACGACGCCGCCGTGGCCCTCCTCGTCGTCCTCGACGCGTTGAGCCCCGGGGAACGGTTGGCGTTCGTCCTCCACGACGTCTTCGGCGTGGGGTTCCGGGACATCGCCTCGGTGCTCGATCGCAGCGAGCCGGCGGTGCGCAAGCTCGCCTCGCGGGCGCGGGCCCACGTGCGGCAGGGGCCGGTGCGGTCGGCCCGCGGGGAGGCGAAGGTGGTGGAGGCCTGGCTGGCCGCTGCGCGCGACGGCGACTTCACCGCCCTGCTCGAGCTGCTGGACGACGGCGCGATCCTCCGGGCCGACTACGGCAGCCACAGCGAGACGATCCGGGGAGCCCGGCGGATCGCCGGGAGCGCCACCGGGTACGCCCGCGCGGCGGCGCACGCGACCCTCGTGCGGGTGGACGGGCGGCCCGCCGTCGCCGCCGCGGTGGGGGGTCGCGTGGCCTCCGTCATGGTCTTCGGCATCGAGGAGGGGCGGATTCGCACGCTCGACGTCCTCGCCGATCCTCGCCGCCTCGCGGCGCTCCCCGGGCTTGAAGCCCACCTCGGCCTGGGGTGACGCCGACCAAACGTCGCGCCCGGGCGGTCGGTCCGTCCTCCACCCCATCGACTCACGGACAGACATCCCCAGCGCCCGCCCCGCCCGGGTGCCACCCTCGCCGCACCGTGCTGAGATACCCGGAGCGAACATCGCCGGAGACCATCCTGCGGTCGCTCCACGAGGAGGAACACGATGCCGAACCCCGTCGTCAACAAGGCGAGCACGATCTGGAAGGGTGACCTGTTCACCGGGTCCGGGACCACCACCCTCGACACCTCCAACGTCGGGACGTTCGACGTCGCCTGGCGCTCACGCGCGGAGGAGCCGTCCGGCACCACGACCCCCGAGGAGCTCATCGCCGCGGCCCACTCGACGTGCTACTCCATGCAGCTGTCCAACATGCTCAAGGAGAACGGCACCCCGCCCACGCAGCTCAACACCGCCGCGGCCGTGACCTTCGTCGTCGGCAAGGGCATCACCGAGATCCA
The sequence above is a segment of the Georgenia faecalis genome. Coding sequences within it:
- a CDS encoding DEAD/DEAH box helicase translates to MSELDALLRDRSTTFAPAPDEGWVVLTADAADRQLPVAHLVEALLRVGSDGGSPSVRAAARSARVAVEAVADRRVRVDRRTGRWQTAARRAAGDAEAHDSEPDDGAEGGPAVDRFVDAFVRGAPRALGAEGPRATVAVGVEAGMARAWVEGRSERRVLDVLRAAAEHWAVLGRLAEGERVVALSDEDLRALAAGPTAPALERAGVALRWEPGLVAPARVGHLDDDGTLTWRLRLPDGALSDAEVDALASSHRPLVRLRGSWVLRDAAADVTERPGPRHLAAGERARVAVTGAVVAGGAEVSVADSPALAALRDRLRRRPDAAPPAGLRAPLRAYQLDGLGWLLRNAELGLGSLLADDMGLGKTVSALALHLALRERGERAPTLVVGPASMLTSWEREVARFAPSEAVTRFHGAGRAVDGSADVVLTTYALLRTDRDLLAAHRWGLVVADEAQMAKNSASATARALRGLDARHRLALSGTPVQNSLDDLWSLLDWVAPGLLGPRTRFRQRFAAPVAAGDEAAREQLAALVSTVMLRRTKADPAVAPELPAKTTTETVVSLTPEQVGLYQALTDEALERIADADGVDRKGRILALLTALKQVCNHPAQYLREPAPLLPGRSGKFDALTELLDILGPGAPVLLFSQYVTMGALLTRYLTTTGTGAAHLHGGLGLAERQGLVDRFQAGHLPALILSLHAAGTGLTLTRAEHVIHYDQWWNPAVEDQATDRAHRIGQSHPVQVHRLTSEGTVEERVGALLASKRALARSALDADVGGQLSELDDAALADLVRIGGRRG
- a CDS encoding ABC transporter permease, whose product is MTTVTLTPTGRTRLGTAAWVVAGRIVRSWGAQLPAMVIVWAFPVLVTVLFLALFGGALGLPAGAPYVDFLVPGMLAVSMLFGLETSTLASAADAATGVNDRLRSLPIDGAAVILGRCAADTLSSLITLATMVTFGLAAGWRPDPAGVPAALVLLLALRFSLLWIGTFIGYGARSVESVAYVQILVWPVAFLSSVFVDPATMPRWLGVVAEVNPVSATASAVRDLVGGTGWASVSPAGELATALAVAWPVLITAAFLPLAVRRFRQGGA
- a CDS encoding ATP-binding cassette domain-containing protein, with translation MALAIDVAGVSKLYGGERSPVGLRHLDMAVREGEVVALIGPNGAGKTTTVRGLATLLRFDGGSARVAGHDVSADPGRVRQAIGLVGQSAAVDQHLSARQNLVFFGRLRGLRRPEAHARAAQLLEGLGLEDAADKPALRLSGGMRRRLDVAVSLVVRPAVVFVDEPTTGLDPAARRDLWARLRALVREGTTVLLTTQYLEEADALADQVVLLAHGEVVARGTADELKRLVGPATVRMAFASPADTSAAHDALAGTVDGVQPDADGSSLTYPVRGSATSTEGVLRLAEAGIAPLEVEVRRPTLDDVFLTLTGSPATGRIPR
- a CDS encoding TetR/AcrR family transcriptional regulator, encoding MIERTGSGDPYRTVGLLWRTEARPSRAGLTVDAIVAAGLAVATESGLEKLTMRRIAAELGVGTMSLYTHVPGRAELIDLLVDHVNGTVHAGEPPLPDDDWRAALTAIAERNLRLYTTHPWLIDVDVSRPPLGPGTTAKYDAELAPLVGIGLDDVDVDRTLALVLDLARSAARTELAGRARAGSSDADWWASAGPRLAAVLDPARYPHAARIGAAAGQAYGSAVDREGALGFGLQVILDGIARRLG
- a CDS encoding SDR family oxidoreductase; this encodes MATTMLVTGGTGTLGRHLLPLLAGAQLRVLSRRAHPDDGGIVVVRGDTVKGEGLDDAVDGVAVVVHLAGGPKGDDVGARNVAAAARRAGVRHLVLISVVGADRMPLGYFRAKEGAERAVRESGVPVTILRAAQFHDLVLRTVGAMARLPLVPVPRDLRVEPVEAAEVAARLAELALGPPRGRVPDLVGPEVLGAPEILASLLEARRTRRPTVTVPLPGAAGRAYRRGLNLAGADAQRGRRTWAAVLADRAATGTRV
- a CDS encoding sigma-70 family RNA polymerase sigma factor, coding for MADPRRGAQWFEARRPRLTALASRLVGATADAEDVVQEAWLRLQRTDTDDVENLDAWMTTVVARLSLDVVRSARRRRELSWHVAAWPEPSPAPGPEDEVVAADDAAVALLVVLDALSPGERLAFVLHDVFGVGFRDIASVLDRSEPAVRKLASRARAHVRQGPVRSARGEAKVVEAWLAAARDGDFTALLELLDDGAILRADYGSHSETIRGARRIAGSATGYARAAAHATLVRVDGRPAVAAAVGGRVASVMVFGIEEGRIRTLDVLADPRRLAALPGLEAHLGLG
- a CDS encoding OsmC family peroxiredoxin → MPNPVVNKASTIWKGDLFTGSGTTTLDTSNVGTFDVAWRSRAEEPSGTTTPEELIAAAHSTCYSMQLSNMLKENGTPPTQLNTAAAVTFVVGKGITEIHLTVNAHVEGISEDDFQGLAQGAKEQCPVSQALKGTPIGLTATLI